The genomic segment GGCTCGCGGGCCAACGAGATTCGGTTCCTGGGGGCCACCTTCCTCGAGGCAGCCGAACGGCTCAGCGAGGCGCGGCCGAGCCTGCAGCTGGTGGTGCCGGCGGCGACCCCGCAGCGGCGCCGCGAGCTCACAGCGCTGCTCGACGAACGCCCGGCGCTGGCCGCACGCCTGACCCTGCTCGACGGCTGCTCCCGCGAGGCCATGGTGGCGGCGGATGCCGTGCTGCTGGCCTCGGGCACCGCGGCGTTGGAGGCGATGCTCTGCCACCGGCCGATGCTGGTGGCCTACAAGATGGCGCCGGCCACCCACTGGCTGGCCAAGCGCCTGGTCAAGACAGAGTGGATCTCGCTGCCCAACCTGATCGCCCGCGAAGCGCTGGTGCCGGAGCTGATCCAGGATGCCGCCAGCCCCGAGGCGATTGCCGCCAGCCTCGATGCGATGCTCGCTGACAGCGCGGGGCGCGCGGCGCTCGAGTCACGCTTTGCCGAGATGCACGCCGGCTTACAGCGCGGCGCCAGCGAGCGGGCGGTGGACGCCATCGCAGCGCTGATTGCCGGCGATCCGCTGCCCGACAGCGTGGCCCCGGAGGCCATCGCCGAGGGGCTGTCGTGAAGAAGGCGACGCTGCCGCCGTTGGTGGTCGACTACCGCGGCGAGCGCCTGGCCGGGGTCGACGAGGTGGGGCGCGGGCCGCTGGTCGGCAGCGTGGTGGCGGCGGCGGTGATCCTCGATCCGGCGCGCCCGA from the Halomonas sp. 1513 genome contains:
- a CDS encoding lipid-A-disaccharide synthase, which encodes MASPALKVYLVAGELSGDILGASLMRALKARYPEVSFRGIGGPRMLAEGIDSRYPLETLSVMGLVEVLKHLPRLIGVRRELKRDALAWRPDIMLGIDAPDFNLGLERQLREAGITTAHYVSPSVWAWRQGRVKGIAKSVDAMLTFLPFEAAFYAHHRVPVAFVGHPLADDLPLETDRAAMRRELGLREDGELLALLPGSRANEIRFLGATFLEAAERLSEARPSLQLVVPAATPQRRRELTALLDERPALAARLTLLDGCSREAMVAADAVLLASGTAALEAMLCHRPMLVAYKMAPATHWLAKRLVKTEWISLPNLIAREALVPELIQDAASPEAIAASLDAMLADSAGRAALESRFAEMHAGLQRGASERAVDAIAALIAGDPLPDSVAPEAIAEGLS